A genomic segment from Flavobacterium sp. 9R encodes:
- a CDS encoding cyanophycinase codes for MFPDFLTKPTKNGVLLASSFLLSFSLLACSSDSNESEKPTPTPTTYTPIPSSIGIVGDPKDVTVTTSAGTVLMGGSTDVDSAMKWMINKSIGGDVVIIRASGATGYNQYLYDLVKVNGIRQVNSVETLLINSAELANNPKVAERIKEAEMLFIAGGDQANYIRFWRNTPVEEALNYLINVKKVPVGGTSAGCAIMGEAVFTAENNTITSEEALLNPFDLKMTLAKSDFINNPFLKNTITDTHYNNPDRKGRQITFLARLATEFNWQQPKGIGVQEETAVCIDENGKAVVYGTGFAYFLKASSEKPEKCVAGSKLNWINNKKAIQAYLITGKETGNGSFDLTNWSTISGGTSKNMYVTDGVLSIE; via the coding sequence ATGTTCCCTGATTTTCTAACCAAACCAACCAAAAATGGCGTTTTACTAGCTTCTTCTTTTCTTTTATCATTCAGTTTACTGGCTTGTAGTAGTGATTCTAACGAATCCGAAAAACCAACTCCAACCCCTACTACCTACACTCCTATCCCCTCTTCGATAGGAATCGTGGGAGACCCAAAAGATGTTACAGTAACGACTAGTGCTGGGACAGTTTTAATGGGAGGTTCTACTGATGTAGACAGTGCAATGAAATGGATGATCAACAAAAGCATCGGAGGAGATGTAGTAATCATTAGAGCATCAGGGGCAACAGGTTACAATCAATACTTATACGATTTAGTAAAAGTAAATGGCATCCGCCAAGTAAATTCTGTTGAAACCTTACTTATAAACAGTGCCGAACTTGCCAACAATCCAAAAGTAGCTGAACGTATCAAAGAAGCTGAAATGCTATTCATTGCTGGTGGAGATCAAGCCAATTATATTCGCTTTTGGAGAAACACTCCCGTTGAAGAGGCGCTTAATTACCTAATTAATGTAAAAAAAGTACCCGTTGGAGGAACTAGCGCAGGTTGCGCCATTATGGGTGAAGCCGTTTTTACCGCTGAAAACAATACTATTACTTCTGAGGAAGCTTTATTGAATCCTTTTGACTTAAAAATGACTTTAGCAAAAAGTGATTTTATCAACAATCCTTTTCTTAAAAATACAATTACCGACACCCATTATAACAACCCTGATAGAAAAGGCAGACAAATCACTTTTCTAGCACGTTTAGCTACTGAATTTAACTGGCAACAACCCAAAGGTATTGGAGTGCAAGAAGAAACAGCCGTTTGTATTGACGAAAACGGCAAAGCGGTAGTTTATGGAACTGGTTTTGCTTATTTTTTGAAAGCTAGTAGTGAAAAACCTGAGAAATGTGTAGCAGGCAGCAAGCTCAATTGGATAAACAATAAAAAAGCCATTCAAGCCTACTTAATCACAGGTAAAGAAACTGGAAATGGTTCTTTTGATTTGACCAATTGGAGCACTATTTCTGGCGGAACTTCTAAAAATATGTATGTTACTGATGGTGTTCTTTCTATAGAATAA
- a CDS encoding Lrp/AsnC family transcriptional regulator: MEVLDEFDINIIKELEKDGRMAFSAIATSLKISNTMVHQRINRLIDQGVITGIKPVINEKKIGYDWGAFTGITLNKDADSKRVIDELKEIPEITECYFITGSFTLYIKLIAKDHEHMRKLLYEKIDNIPGIAKTDSIIELGCAFKRNVTL; encoded by the coding sequence ATGGAAGTATTAGACGAATTTGACATCAATATTATTAAGGAATTAGAGAAAGATGGTAGAATGGCTTTTTCTGCTATTGCCACTAGTCTCAAAATTTCGAATACGATGGTGCATCAACGAATCAACCGATTAATTGACCAAGGTGTAATTACTGGAATCAAACCTGTAATTAACGAGAAAAAAATTGGTTATGACTGGGGTGCTTTTACCGGTATTACCTTAAATAAAGATGCCGATTCAAAAAGAGTTATTGACGAATTGAAAGAAATTCCAGAAATAACCGAATGTTATTTTATTACCGGCTCCTTCACCTTATATATAAAGTTGATTGCAAAAGATCACGAACATATGAGAAAATTGCTGTATGAAAAAATAGATAACATTCCGGGTATAGCCAAAACCGATTCTATAATCGAGTTAGGTTGTGCCTTTAAGCGCAATGTAACCTTATAA
- the rocD gene encoding ornithine--oxo-acid transaminase, translated as MIHTEQILSSKSEVLISKEDQYGAHNYHPLPVVLERGEGVYVWDVDGKKYFDFLSAYSAVNQGHCHPKIVGAMVEQAQKLTLTSRAFHNDKLGVFEEYITDYFGFDKVLPMNTGAEAVETALKLCRKWAYEVKGIPENQAQVIVCENNFHGRTTTIISFSNDEGARKSFGPFTEGFIRIPYDDIDALEKALQSSPNIAGFLVEPIQGEAGVYVPSEGYLAKAKALCEAHNALFIADEVQTGIARTGRLLATCGNCSCEKGCEKTPEVKPDILILGKAISGGVYPVSAVLANNEIMNVIKPGQHGSTFGGNPVAAAVAIAALEVIKDENLAANADRLGNILRQGLNDIAARNPLIALVRGKGLLNAIVINSDEDSDLAWDICLRFRDYGLLAKPTHGNKIRFAPPLVITEEQIQECLAIIEKALNDFI; from the coding sequence ATGATACATACAGAACAAATTCTCTCTTCAAAATCCGAAGTTTTGATTTCAAAAGAAGACCAATACGGCGCACATAATTATCATCCGTTACCGGTAGTTTTAGAGCGAGGGGAAGGAGTTTATGTCTGGGATGTTGATGGGAAAAAATACTTTGATTTTCTTTCTGCTTATTCAGCCGTGAATCAAGGACATTGTCATCCAAAAATTGTTGGAGCAATGGTAGAGCAAGCTCAAAAGTTGACCTTAACTTCTCGTGCTTTTCACAATGATAAATTAGGCGTATTCGAAGAATATATTACTGATTATTTTGGCTTTGATAAAGTTTTACCAATGAATACTGGAGCTGAAGCGGTAGAAACTGCTTTAAAATTATGCCGTAAATGGGCGTATGAAGTGAAAGGTATTCCAGAAAATCAAGCACAAGTGATTGTTTGCGAAAATAATTTCCACGGTAGAACTACTACTATTATTTCTTTTTCTAATGATGAAGGAGCGCGTAAAAGTTTTGGTCCATTCACCGAAGGTTTTATCAGGATTCCATATGATGATATTGATGCATTAGAAAAAGCGTTACAATCTTCGCCAAATATTGCTGGATTTTTAGTGGAACCTATCCAAGGTGAAGCTGGAGTTTATGTTCCATCAGAAGGTTATTTGGCTAAAGCTAAAGCACTTTGTGAAGCGCATAATGCACTTTTTATTGCTGATGAGGTACAAACTGGAATTGCTCGTACCGGTCGTTTATTGGCTACTTGCGGGAATTGTTCTTGTGAAAAAGGTTGTGAGAAAACACCTGAAGTAAAACCAGATATTCTTATTCTAGGGAAAGCCATTTCTGGTGGCGTTTATCCAGTATCGGCAGTTTTGGCCAATAATGAGATTATGAATGTGATCAAACCAGGGCAACACGGATCTACTTTTGGTGGAAATCCAGTGGCTGCTGCTGTCGCTATTGCTGCTTTGGAAGTGATAAAAGATGAGAATTTGGCTGCTAACGCAGATCGCTTAGGAAACATACTAAGACAAGGTTTAAATGATATAGCTGCCAGAAATCCATTAATTGCTTTGGTGAGAGGAAAAGGTTTGTTGAATGCTATTGTCATCAACAGCGATGAAGATTCTGATTTGGCTTGGGATATTTGTTTGCGTTTTAGAGATTATGGTTTGTTAGCCAAACCAACTCACGGAAACAAAATTCGTTTTGCACCACCATTGGTAATTACCGAAGAGCAAATTCAAGAGTGTTTAGCGATTATTGAAAAAGCGTTAAATGACTTTATCTAG
- a CDS encoding arginase, with protein sequence MKPIKLIKNRSDIGAGTRGSDLGVDAIEIAAINQGSDYFNQFPFEDIKTHNESIYDKDRSTVAKRIEHVVEQCIRVNNSIQKNLKDYFPIVLSGDHSSALGTISGIKSAFPEQNVGVIWIDAHADLHSPYTSPSGNIHGMPLAAALANDNLDAKTNAVDSDTQKYWEEMKQIGYKGPKIQPENLVYFGVRDTEEAEDQQMERLSIRNYKVDEVRYRGLETCVAEALVKLSHCEVLYISFDVDSMDCDLISYGTGTPVAKGFDQYEVIAIIDQIIKTKKVVCIEVVEVNPLLDTKGNKMAETAFQVLEAVTSTLVLPIE encoded by the coding sequence ATGAAGCCTATCAAATTAATTAAAAATAGATCGGATATCGGAGCGGGAACTCGCGGCTCTGATTTAGGAGTAGATGCTATTGAAATTGCAGCTATCAATCAAGGAAGTGATTATTTTAACCAGTTTCCTTTTGAAGATATTAAAACGCACAACGAGTCGATTTATGATAAAGATCGAAGTACAGTAGCTAAGCGTATTGAGCACGTTGTGGAGCAATGTATTCGTGTAAATAACTCGATTCAGAAAAACTTGAAAGATTATTTTCCTATTGTACTTTCAGGAGATCACTCCTCGGCTTTAGGAACGATTAGTGGCATAAAATCTGCATTTCCAGAACAAAATGTTGGAGTGATTTGGATTGATGCCCACGCCGATTTGCATTCACCATATACTTCGCCATCCGGTAATATTCACGGAATGCCTTTAGCGGCAGCATTGGCGAATGATAATTTGGATGCTAAGACAAATGCTGTTGATTCTGATACTCAAAAGTATTGGGAAGAAATGAAACAGATAGGGTACAAAGGACCTAAAATTCAGCCAGAGAATTTGGTGTATTTTGGAGTTCGCGATACGGAAGAAGCAGAAGACCAACAAATGGAACGACTGTCTATTCGCAATTATAAAGTAGACGAAGTACGTTATAGAGGTTTAGAGACTTGTGTGGCAGAAGCTTTGGTAAAGCTGTCTCATTGCGAAGTTTTGTATATATCCTTTGATGTTGATTCGATGGATTGCGACTTGATTTCTTATGGAACAGGAACACCAGTAGCCAAAGGATTTGATCAATATGAAGTGATTGCTATAATAGATCAAATCATTAAGACCAAAAAAGTAGTTTGTATAGAAGTAGTTGAGGTGAATCCTTTGTTGGATACAAAAGGGAATAAAATGGCAGAGACGGCATTTCAGGTGCTGGAGGCAGTTACTTCAACTTTAGTTTTACCCATTGAGTAA